In Cheilinus undulatus linkage group 14, ASM1832078v1, whole genome shotgun sequence, the genomic stretch TCTAAAGTGCTCTGGAGTCCACATAgtaatatccatcacagaatgatgctgatTTTTCATTTACCCTCACAGTCTTTCACAAAATGGACAACCTTGCACCAAAATTGATTTTGGTAGATGGATTCGAGCTTGTGTAGAACTTTTCTTGTCATCTGAGTACTTACAgcgcttttacactgcaggtcacacctacccagtCATACCCTTTCACTCCATATTCACACACCAATGGCACAGGCTGCTTGGGAAGGTCTGCCATTTAAACTCCACTGACGAGGCACTGGGAGCAAaatggggttaagtgtcttgccctgGGACATATCAAACATGTGACTGGAACCCACAACCTTTCAATTGTGGGACACCCAACTCTACCTGCTGAGCCGCAGTTGCCCCAAATGACCAAACCTTTCCggagtgctccttttatacccagtcatgctcCTGTCACCTGTTATTAATTAACCTACCTAACAGTGGAATTTCCCAGGTGGTTTTTAGGAGCATTCCACAACTTAGCTGGTCTTTTCACCcctgtaccaacttttttggaacacgCAACAGGCATGAAATTCTGAACTTGCGTATATTtctaaaaaatcaataaagttaATGAGTTTGTCTTGTCTTTATGCTGTGTTCAGTTGACAATAGGTGGAAAGGGATTTGTAAATCACTATATTCTGCTGTTATTACCATTTTACACTATGTACCAGCTCTTTTGCAATCAGGATTTTTATGGGTTGAGgtattttttcaataaaactcaatcacagcaggggcccagttctgaatttgggtccaacctgaggtcTGAAAAtggtcaacatttaaccctaaactgtcaatctcattttcaccagcaatgaattatgggggaaaaaaccttcgcactgatgataaaggattttgagaTTTCATGGGAAAAAATCATGATTcataaatcatgatttttgatGGTGAAAACACGGGataaaaatttcaaatcatgagttttaaagggcaaaatatgagatacaattcaaaattattggttaaaaatgtcaaaagttgagaaaaacattttgattttgagttttacaggtcaaaatattacttgaaatttaaaactgaggataccaaaaggccaaaatatgagataaaagtcaaggtaagaagattaaaaaaaaaaaaaggttaaaacgtgagaaaaaaaattaaaatcttgagtttaaaagtcaaaatattacttacaattttaaaatggagatctcaaaaggtaaaaataagatgaaaatttaaaaaatgtgaattgaaaaggtcaaaatatgaaattaaatgtcaaaaccataactttgcgTGATAACCCTGAGATGCAAAATCaggaatatgaaatgaaaacagaaatttattttcccacattcctgacttcttatcttattattttaattttttcttatttctatgACAGAACAAGGATATtgttaaaaaattttaaactggagggaatctgcagacctcaaaccagtgggccagttataatgaaaatatgatatgatctgacAGGCCCGGTATAACTGTACCataggccagatttggccctgggccttgagtttgacacccctgatttagagcTGCACAGCTGTCTTCAGAGCTTTGGACCGTGCTGCCCTTCCTGCTGTTTGTACTGCATGTCCCACTTCCTGAGACACCCTGCCCTGAGAGAAAGCCCCTAAATCCTCAGCAGTGAACGTGTGAAACGATCTTTTGATTCTTCAGTCTGATAAAGAACCAGCAGAGGCCAGCTATCATGACAAACTCGAACCAACTCAGTGACTCACTGATGTTTTAGTCAGTGTTTGCTCAATGTCAAACCTCTCTGGCTCCACCCTCTCCTCCAAATATGGTCACTTCTGGTTTTAAAGAAGCTAACCTGCCCGACTCACTGCTTTGTTTATGAAGCTTAGACACCACACCACCCATTATTTATGCTTACCTGGGCTTTACTACTTGTCCTCTTGGTGTAGCTCACAGATGCATATGAAACTTCAGGATCCTCCTGTGGAGTGAAGACAACATCATGGGGTTTTATCAGACTCACAGGCCTCACTTCCTGCCTCATATTTCTTCTCTGATGCATCTGAACAAGCTTCCTTCCCTTTTCTTGTAAGATGAAGTTATAAAAAACAGTTTCAACTCATGCAACATTTGAGGGCAGAAACTCCAAAAATAGTAAAGCAGAAGCGTTCATGTGTGATCTCTCCATGTCTAGACTGGTTTCTGGAGTGGACTGACGGTTCAGTGTGAGGTTTGAGCTCTGCCCCTGAACACAGAATGAACACAGAATGAGTGTCACAGTTTTTAGTGTAAGAAAGGAAAGGCTGTGGCTGTGAGTGGTTAACATATGCTAAGTGAGGTCCAGGTGTTTCTCTGAGATTAGACAGATGTGGTTTTTATCACAGTCGCTGTGGGTTTAGTCAGACCAAGGCACTTTGATACCTGTGATACTTCACTCTCATCTCACAGCATTTACTCTTTCAGCTGTCTTTTCagtaaagaagcaaaaaaaaaaaaaaatgctcacaCAGGAAGTTCCTGCTAAGATATTCATCTAGCAAAAACGtgaagttttagtcatcacgcTCTTCCTCTGACTTTACTTGAAGAACATGTTCGCTCAAAATGCCTCTTGTTGCAACATAAATTATTTAATGGGAGCTTGGTGTGCAGAcctttttgcatctttgtcCTTGCACATTTGGATCCAGCACCCACTTATGAACATGCATTCCTTACTATCTGAAAGCTCTGTGCAATTGATGTCACAGTGAGGAGCTCCAGATGGGGGGGAAGgagggatttctgcataaaaagTGCTGCCCAGATGCCAAAGTGGTGTGCAGTTTATGGCCTTACAACtatttgaattttgattttaaaaaattgagcaACTTCAGAGTCCTTGAGATAGTGACAcattaaggcaaaaaaaaaaaaaaaaggtttaaaaatctCACAGAGAAATGGGTCAGTGTGCTTTCTGGCAGAACCATTTCCTGGttaaaaccagactcaaaaaatggggagaaactcattattccatttttttttcatttttgtccaaagattgaaaaaaacaaacaaacaaaaaaaagctgtttttccatttcctcttgttttgacatggaggcttttattttgatatgttCACTTTTCCCAttggtcacatgatttccttttctgcAAGTAattcattaaatgaagaaaacaaaataatggaattgaaaaaacaaaaattggaccccttttttaaaaaaatttaaaaaaatgtaatttgttttttCCGTTTttgcaaccaaaaaaaaaaaaagaaaatctgaaaaataaattaaaaaatggaaaaatggcttgttctttagtttttttttccatatttggtcaaaaacataaaacagaataacgagagtttctcctgatttttgagtctggtttcaatcaggaaatggatctgccagaaaatacacagacCGAAACGGCAGCAGACGTGGAATAGAAGCTTTCTTCTAAAGCCTGGGTGAGCGATGGTGTAAGATCAGTTTCCACCAGGTTATACAGTTTAAATCAGTACAGTTTGTCACAGCTTTGCATattaaaccctgatcttgcttgtgttttccAAACTGATTTCTGACCAGCCTTGCTCACTGTGATGGGAAATCCTCCTCTTTTTTAAGAGATCTGGATCATCTGGCTCAGCTCAGAAGTGGGTTCTTTGCGGTCATATCATtctaatgatgatgatgatgataactAAAAGTAACAAACTGAATGAAACTAAAATTGTCCTGGCTTGACACtgaatgattttatttctcaGAATAATTAGCAGTATGCATACAGGTCCATGCAGGCACCGACTGTCCTCTGCTCCCATTCATTATAATCagtgttcttcacttcctgccccacatCTGAGATTTGCTCCAAATCaagatcacatgactgcaaacaacctataaaGGCAAAACTACAGATTTGACTTGTTGTTAAACTCACAGTGTTGTTGCCCgtctttgttttcttgcctaagaaagacaaaaagtcaagtTTAGTTTCAACAACAGGaatccagatttttaaaaacttctgcCGATGAGACTTTCTtacctttcttcttcttccaccAGATGAACAGCCCAATgattattaatataaatatcACTGCACCTACAGCAGCTATGAGGTACAACCACCATCCTGGAGACAAGATAAAAACGTTGAAAACATGTCACtgtcattttgatatttttcaagctttgttgtatgaggtacttggtaACAGCAGCTATATCACCAACTAGAGGTTTCAGTCTGCAATGTACCTCTAAGGACAGATCGCTGAGGGAGCTGGCAAGGAAGCTAGGCTTTAAGGTGCTTTggactaagaaacattttataacTTAAATTGAGGAAAACGGTTTAGAGATCTAATAAGGTCAAAGGAGGGACAGCGGATGAACTAGGAGGGTGTAGAGACGAGGATGGACCTATGGAGTATGGAGGGTAGTTGTGTCAAATTCCTGTTAGGGGCTACCCATGATGCCCTACCATCACCCCAGAACTGAAAATGTTGGGTTGACGGGGACCCATCCTGTCTGACATGGTGCTATGGTCTACCAGTCAGAGAACATGTGGCTAACATGCTGACGCTTCCATGGGAGGATTCTGTGGAGGAAGCTTGTGAAAGGAAAAAGCTTAGATATGCAGACTTAGCAACAGAGctattaaaatgattaagtatACTAATATAAAAACCCTGTCAGATTGTATAATGTTAATTCAAGCATGGACTTAAAAATATAATCCTGACTAGTTATGATAGTTTGGCTTGGTTTCACCTATCAAAGCTCTGGAGTTACTCATGGAGTATCAGGAGTAGACAGCTGAAGGAGGTGTGTGCACCTACAATACGCTCCCCAGCTGTAAACAAATGGTTCCACTTCTGTCCAAGACAAAAATCCCCTAAGATCATACATGACTGGAGTGGCCAGGCTTACGTCCAGGGTGGCCACAGTCATCCCCCAGTTCTACATATGGATGAATGTTAAATATCCTTCATGCTATGCTTATTTGAAACTGTATCTGATTTGTCAGGTTAGAATTACCGTCCATTGCAGACTTTTTTGAGTTGCTTCTTGTAATTTGGCCTTTCCTGGTTGTTGATTTTGGTgctgttgttgatgttcctgttgcATCCATACCTAGAAAcagtggaaaatgaaaaaattgttGTAAGACAGCCTTGATACTTTTTCATTATAAAACTTtaaaccaaacacaaatgtgcaCAGTGAATATACAAACTATTCAAGGTAATGTAATTATAATCTCACCTGCTTTATTGAGGGAGGGCTGAGAGTTGACTCCAAATAGATGTTTTACACTACTATAACCATCCGTCACTTCACACTTTGGTAAATGAAGCTTCCCTGCAGGAATCCGCACCGATTCCTTACACACATCAGTCTGTGATGTCTCAGTTTGTCTTTCATCGGTGCCGTCATAAATCCACCTCACTTTGTGTCGACACCAATCAATCGATGACACAGAGCAGACGAGCACCACCTCATCACCATCTTCATGTTTAGTcactgataaaaaacaaaaacatgtaaatatcaTTCTGTTGTTTCATTGTCTAAAAGAACAGTTTGATCTGAAGATAAACAAAAACCCACATTGAATGATGGAGAGTTCCACCTGATTTTCTTGTCCTGAACTGATCAGTTGACAGTAGTAAACACCAACATCTGCCTCTGTGACCGTCTTTAGAACCAGAGAACAGTTTGCTGTGAGACTCAGTCTGCCTGAGTATTGAGGATTTGGGAGAATCCGCCCTCCTCTGACCAGATCTACTGGGTTTTGTGTATTTCTCCAGATCCAGTTAATACTACCACATCTGCTCCCATCATCCACCACGTGTCCTGAAGGTAAAGTGACGTTGACTCCATCTCTGATGACAAGGGATGAATATTCTCCAGTCCCTGCTGTTTAAAAGAGACATGAACAGAAAAGCATGAactataaaatgtgttttctgctCCTGTGCATCTTTACAAACCCCATACAGAATACACAGCAAAGACAAGATTTTTAATATCCAACATGGTAAACATaatttttgatttaattaaCTATACACACATCCTTAAATCAAACATGTTCCAAAAGAGTTGAAAACCCAGAACATTCCACAGATAAATACGTTTTCTGGGGACAGGTGATAGTACCATAATTGGGTACAAAGGAAAGACTCCTGAAATGCTCAGTCATTCAAAATCAGTGAAGGTTCTCCACTTTGTCAAAGACTGGGTGGCCAAAAGGCTCAacagccaggctgttgtggctgtgtatggttcttccacacgctactgaggcccctgtttgttaaatggatacatttttaaatttccagtatgtcttatttcttcagacttcagtcaTTCAATCTACCaaacagattcaatggcagatCAAGCAGTTTGGTACTGGCAGAGAAAATTTGAAACTTTTTCGAGGGTGCAAcccatatactcagctctgctgctcatcccacagatgtaggttccttacaaatgtggcatcataaTCATAATGTTTAATGCCAAGAAGCGTtgtgacaacaaagaaataaactaCCAAATACAGATTTCGTTTCTTTTTGTATTGAGTTAATATCGCTGGTAGCAACTTTTTAACCTTCTCATATTTGAAAAGTCTTTGGCAAATATTAGATTTGTTTGGGAGCAAATTTAAGTTAAAACTTGTAAATCTGAACTAAAACAATTTCTTGTTTGTTCAGATCTCCTGGAGAGTCTTGTCCTGCTTCTTCTACAGTAGTAGTATTGCTACAGAATTATATTTATACCTGTCTTTCAGTTCccaagatttttttcagtttttatatgaaacatttttcatcatttcatcatAAGATTTAATGAGACATAATTCTGTGCTGCCTGCATTCTTCCCTCCACGTTTTGTGAGACAGTATTTATTACAATAATTTCAAAGCtaaaattctgaattttaacaaattacaagaaaaagctatttttttattttaagcagtcataaatgttttttttttaatgttaacccatttatgtATACAACAAGAGAAGACatgcttttcaaggttaaaaaTTTTTGAACCGTACATCGTAGCCTCATactgttttttctctgaaagcCCTCGATTGTGCttttctaatgatgctatccacaccaccgtagctcttacagaacgttttctagcaagcctggaacttggctgactttctgaggtcttaaaaaattaaatctacaccagtaactccaatatTAGACGTCTTATTATCTATTTATAATCCATTTACTGATTGTTCCTGCAGCTTGCAGCTAATGCTGCCCACCATTTTGCTTATTTGTTttccagaatgcattgtgactgggctgtgacgaccaatggcaggctgttccatcgtcACGTCATGCTTTGCTAAATAGCGCATGTGCAAACACTGTGAAACCGGAGGAGAGAGCCTGAAttatggagagaaaaagacacagagaggctgtgacgtgtcaccctgtgtctctgcagacagaaactaCTTTGAATAATGACTTGGATTCCCAAAAGCccaaggactttttttgttaaaatgtgaatattttggagACGTTTTGTCACAGAACGATTATAAGTCTTATTTAGGTTCCAAAGAGAAGGAAGAACAAGTTtgtacaaaaaattaaaaagtttgtGCAATTAATGTCTGTGGTATGTAATACACAAGGATGGGTACCGTTTTCAGAACTTTTATAGGTACTGACAGAAGTCCACCAGTCTTACCGAGTACTGAttcactttaaatcaaatagTACCATATTTTGGTACCTAAACGCATCCTCATGACTGTGAGAGAGTGGTACAGTAGGCAATTTTTCATGCTGGGCACAAACGCAGCGTTGCACACATGACAGCGTAATGACATCGGTAGCAGCTTGTTCAACCAACAAAGCAAACATGTCTGAAAGGAGGAGGTCAGAGGTACAGCTCCaccttttaaaatacatgcagaTTATGCTGCAACATTTGTGGCATTAAGTGCAAGACTTGCCAGGGCAATACTTCTAATCTGAGGAAGCAGCATcatgattgatgattcagaacCGTGCTTGCTACTTCCTTATCTCTtgcttgctctctctctccctttttgGCACAGAAACCTCcctttaaatcagtgattcACAAATTTTTGTTGTCTGTCCCCTCTTTGGCAGATGTAAAAACACGTAAGTGTATGACAAACACACTGGCATTCACAACTTTTGCTcacaaattccttttttaagACTTTACCACAACATAACACCTAAAAATGTTGAGTCTCTGATGATGAACAGTACACTGAAAATACAAACGTAACAAGCATCTTTGAGATTTATAAGTCCTGCATAATTTCACCAACTTCTTTTTTTGGTGCTACAGATCTTCTTGAGTCTTGGATGCAGCTTTGAGTGACAACCTCAGGCCATTTTCAGTGTCcagctttgatttatttttgtcttaattgcagcatcagcagaaaaaatcaactttctcacacaggtaggatgCTGCAAAAGGAAAGCGCGTAGCCAAGGCTCTCAATGacattgttgaatctgaggtgacatcAATGAACTGCTCCTACTCTGCAGTGCTGAAGTTATCAGCTTGTGTTGGCGCTTTAGAGCATGACCATAAACCACAGGGTTgctgttttacaagctttttaagactaaaagtccaggtgagacacaatggttaaaaaaatgcagatggctcagagggttaaacatATGTAAACTAAGGATTTTTCGTCCCCTTCATCCattaaaatatattgttttcattaCTAGATATTTCTCAcatttatgggggaaaaaactaaaattgttTAGGCTAATGGGTTTCCACTAACTTTTAGTAATCTCAGATCTCTAATCTGAATTTTTACTCCCCCTTCACAAGGAAGAGAAATGTTGATGCCCAGACCAAGAAGTcgtcttttctttgtgtttctgtcccATATTTGGGTCTAAAATGTGTCTAAATGTGAAGGAAAGCACATTTCTGTAGGTTGTTCTTACCTGTAAGCTGAAGTATCGCTACCAGAAAGAAAATCATCTTATTCTCTCTGAAATCAGCCATCGTGTCGCTTTGTCTCCTTTTGTCTTTGCAGGGCACATAACTGACAAACGTTCCTTCCTGTAAGAACACATAAGTGTCACTTCCTCATTGTCTCTGTGTTCTCTTTTTCTTCCCTCAGGAGCTAACTGTAACGttgatgagatttttttctttttcttaaaaaaggaagaaaagtcCTTTATTCCTGAACAGACTGCAGTAGACTTTTTCCTCTTACATTGCGGTCATTCAGGAATCACTCTCTGAGGTTACCACCAGTGAAAGAGAGgacaaaaaaagactaaatgTGTGATTTTGGCTTTAAGGGTAAAAGTCTCAATAACTAAATCAACTGAAACCAGAACCCACTTCCATTTCCCTGTTTCAGCCAtagtttctgttttctgttgatTGTAAAAGTGTGGGTCTTTGTCATGAATGAACacagagtgaaaacatattAACACAGGAACCAGAACTACTGTGTGGTGGTTTCACGCTCCAGTGAGGCTTAAACTCACCAGACAGTGAAGCTTTAGAGGTTTAAGAAGAGGGAGGCCTTGGgtgtatttttgatttagttATTTTGTGGAAGCGGTATTCATAGGAAATCTTATTTCTGTCATAGTCTAGCTCAACATGTGCGGTTTGAGCtccatgtggctcttttgtgtcttattctgaaatattattccccagaaaaccttaaaaaagggaaactttaatcagtttttttcctttgtagtaggctttaatggtcaaacttaattgtcaacctttatttttgtctgtggATTTCCATTGCCccatttgtatttttatgccccttttcttccatttttactgctttttgcccattttttcaacttctttttgcaacttcacccatttttgacactgtaATACCACTGTTTGCagatttttgacactttcatcctgctttctGCTATTAGCAAtgttttgcccccttttttttgtcatttcttggccattaaagctgccttttaccattaaatgcagctttttcccccattttgcTACTGACTTtatgccacgtttttgccacttattgtccatttttgccacctgtaaatCATTTATATGTTACTTTTGACCAAGTTTTCCCATTTTATtcctattttcactttttttaaccactttgacaattttttttccacctttaacttatttctattgccactttaaccccttgtttgtgccaattttcaccttttttgccacttttaacgcaatgttgcccatttttgacacttttatcctgcctTTTGCTATTAGCATTTTGCCCCTAttggcatttttattttttgccacttttcccattttgctATTTCCAAGTCTTCAATATCTGTTTAAacattgacatgtttcattaacgGCCCATTTGTACTCCCTTTACATACGAAAATATATAtgtccttttcaaacgatgttaccgtcactgctcacatacttgcTTTACGTTGGCATAGATGTTAACCAATGCAtccacgggggggggggggggggggagccGGTAAGCTTTATCAAAACATGCAGACATACGGACGCAATGAACGCGGAGCACGGATAGAAGGCTCTGTCCATATCCGTATTTAACATTGAGCATGAATGGGCCTTAACAGATACCGCAGTGGCCATGgtggccattttgatccttcaccatcagacaggaagtgg encodes the following:
- the LOC121521409 gene encoding uncharacterized protein LOC121521409 isoform X2 — its product is MADFRENKMIFFLVAILQLTGTGEYSSLVIRDGVNVTLPSGHVVDDGSRCGSINWIWRNTQNPVDLVRGGRILPNPQYSGRLSLTANCSLVLKTVTEADVGVYYCQLISSGQENQVELSIIQLTKHEDGDEVVLVCSVSSIDWCRHKVRWIYDGTDERQTETSQTDVCKESVRIPAGKLHLPKCEVTDGYSSVKHLFGVNSQPSLNKAGMDATGTSTTAPKSTTRKGQITRSNSKKSAMDGWWLYLIAAVGAVIFILIIIGLFIWWKKKKGKKTKTGNNTEDPEVSYASVSYTKRTSSKAQVQVKTDKDEGDTVTYSTLKVSSSSAGPPADHATIYATVNKPWK
- the LOC121521409 gene encoding uncharacterized protein LOC121521409 isoform X1; this translates as MADFRENKMIFFLVAILQLTAGTGEYSSLVIRDGVNVTLPSGHVVDDGSRCGSINWIWRNTQNPVDLVRGGRILPNPQYSGRLSLTANCSLVLKTVTEADVGVYYCQLISSGQENQVELSIIQLTKHEDGDEVVLVCSVSSIDWCRHKVRWIYDGTDERQTETSQTDVCKESVRIPAGKLHLPKCEVTDGYSSVKHLFGVNSQPSLNKAGMDATGTSTTAPKSTTRKGQITRSNSKKSAMDGWWLYLIAAVGAVIFILIIIGLFIWWKKKKGKKTKTGNNTEDPEVSYASVSYTKRTSSKAQVQVKTDKDEGDTVTYSTLKVSSSSAGPPADHATIYATVNKPWK